DNA from Sphingomonas sp. SUN039:
GAAGCAGGCGGCTTTCTCAAATCCCGGCTGTCGCTGAATGTCGCGACCACCGAAGATTTGCCGCTGCTCGACCGGTTGGAAGCGAGCTTTGCGGGGACCGGTGTCCGCCTCACCCGGCTCGACCACGCCGGGGTCGCTGCGCTCGTCCCGCGCGCTACCGCTATCCTTGCAGGCGGCGTCGTCGAGGAGGATTGCGCCGATATCGATGTCGCGGGGCTGCACGCGCAGATGCTGGCGGGCTTCAAGCGGGCGGGCGGTATCCTGAAAACGGATTTCCGCGTGGACCGGATCGCGCGTGACGGCGATGGCTGGCTGGTTGCCGCAGCCACGGAGAGCGTCCGGGCCGATGTCGTTGTCAACGCCGCCGGAAGCTGGGCGGATGGCGTCGCGGCGATGGCGGGAATCGCGCCGGTCGGCATCGCGCCCAAACGCCGGACGATCGCGCAAGTCCGCGTCGATGGCGACGATGTGCCGCCTCACGGCCCGCTGACCATCGACATTGCGGGCGGATATTATTTCAAACCCGAAGGTCCGAACCGCGTCTGGGTCTGTCCGCACGACGAAACCCCCGTCGAGGCGGGCGATGCCGCGCCCGAGGAACTCGACGTCGCGATTGCCATCGACCGGTTCGAGACTGTGACGTCATGGCGTGTGGTCGCCGTCGAGCGCAAATGGGCGGGCCTGCGCAGCTTCGCGCCGGACCGGCTGCCGGTGTACGGCTTTGCACCCGACGCGCCGGGCTTTTTCTGGTGCGCGGGGCAGGGCGGGGTCGGCATCCAGACGGCACCCGCCGCCGGTGCGCTGTGCGCGCATCTGATCCTGGGCGACCGTGTGGAATTGCCTGAAGGCGTCGATCCACAATCGTTTGCATCCGACCGGTTTGCATGAGGCGCGTGGTTGGATAGGATCGCAAGCGGTTCGAACCGAGGAGCGTGGCATGGCCCATTATTTCGAGATCAAAACCAACAAGGCGGGCGAATTCGTCGCCTATTTCAAGCACAACAGCGAAACGATGTTCTGGACCGAGGGCTACAAATCCAAGGCGTCGGCCAAG
Protein-coding regions in this window:
- a CDS encoding FAD-binding oxidoreductase; translation: MKFDVAIVGAGIAGASVAAELAPHCRVVLLEAEDMPGYHSTGRSAAFWHETLGGPLIQPLTTASRVALEAGGFLKSRLSLNVATTEDLPLLDRLEASFAGTGVRLTRLDHAGVAALVPRATAILAGGVVEEDCADIDVAGLHAQMLAGFKRAGGILKTDFRVDRIARDGDGWLVAAATESVRADVVVNAAGSWADGVAAMAGIAPVGIAPKRRTIAQVRVDGDDVPPHGPLTIDIAGGYYFKPEGPNRVWVCPHDETPVEAGDAAPEELDVAIAIDRFETVTSWRVVAVERKWAGLRSFAPDRLPVYGFAPDAPGFFWCAGQGGVGIQTAPAAGALCAHLILGDRVELPEGVDPQSFASDRFA
- a CDS encoding DUF1508 domain-containing protein, whose product is MAHYFEIKTNKAGEFVAYFKHNSETMFWTEGYKSKASAKNAIESILKNGPGAEIREA